A genomic region of Pseudoalteromonas rubra contains the following coding sequences:
- a CDS encoding TonB-dependent receptor, which yields MKNNLPSVISKACAGVALALGVMSAPALANTLQGELTDQQNKARFEGAKVTIKELGREVSSERNGAFRFINLPAGTYTLEVRYIGAQSVTKQVVIKDNEVTKTRVQLSAYQGEMDNIIVKGQRAGQAGALNRQKNADGIKSIVSADSIGQLPDQNAAEALQRLPGLFIDRDQGEGRFVGIRGIDPNLNNVTINGAAVPSPEGGVRSVAMDVLPSEIIQSLEVSKTVTPDMDANAIGGSIEVKSLSAFDREGESYSFNVQGAYNEQVEKSSPKLSVSYSDIYDISSQTQLSVATAVSWFERKFGSHNMETDGGWMELEMEDAKSGEEVAFFGAEEIEQRHYTITRERLGAALNLDLHQGLFNKYYLRTMYSEFSDDEFRLRNEYKFDKGNYLSGQSGDTMAYFSGAEMDRDSKDRYEEQSILSVVAGGEHLIKDWFVEYSLVYSKSDEQEPDRLDIAFAGEDLTLGYASLGDTPTLSRSEAAQQLSRFELDEIVHENNLSEDEATSFKLDLSKELVIAGHNAELKFGAKYRDREKLNSVNAVVYDGGFDDVTAEQFKTGAPEYDLGDFGPGLSESGLQAYFAQNQAAFERNNQETDIESKGRSYRSEETVSALYAMVNMDFGKLNLITGVRYEDTEYTTRGYQVSLEKDKLADTEQVNITPWEVEKSYDHLLPNLTLRYELDDDLISRFAYTQTIARPGFEEAAAYQLLESETDEDDGQVVTEREGEVGNPNLDPYESQNLDLSIEYYTGSIGVMSAGLFHKQIDNFITEQEVQDQAQWAGYKKVMQFVNGGEADLTGIELAYSKNFKNGLMLSANTTLIDADDKLTRQSDTVANLMVGYEDDTISARLSGNYKSKAYLSTENDARVYQDDHMQLDLSAKYYFNEQMQVYFNAVNLTDEPLYIYHGEQRYNFQYEQYGRSFELGFTYTSF from the coding sequence ATGAAAAATAATCTACCTTCCGTGATTTCCAAGGCCTGTGCGGGCGTTGCTTTAGCACTTGGCGTGATGAGTGCACCAGCACTTGCTAATACGTTGCAAGGTGAACTGACGGATCAGCAAAACAAAGCCCGCTTTGAAGGGGCCAAAGTTACTATTAAGGAGCTGGGGCGTGAAGTCAGCTCTGAGCGTAATGGTGCGTTTAGGTTCATCAATCTGCCAGCCGGCACCTACACGCTAGAAGTGCGCTATATTGGTGCGCAATCTGTCACTAAACAAGTGGTGATCAAAGACAATGAAGTGACCAAAACCCGGGTTCAGCTTAGCGCCTATCAGGGGGAAATGGATAATATAATCGTTAAAGGGCAACGCGCCGGGCAAGCAGGCGCATTGAACCGGCAGAAAAATGCGGATGGTATCAAGTCCATCGTCAGTGCAGACAGCATCGGACAGTTACCAGATCAGAACGCGGCCGAGGCATTGCAACGTCTGCCGGGTTTGTTCATCGACCGAGATCAGGGTGAAGGCCGTTTTGTTGGGATCCGGGGAATTGATCCTAATCTAAACAATGTGACTATCAATGGCGCAGCTGTACCTTCTCCTGAAGGGGGTGTGCGCAGTGTAGCAATGGACGTGCTGCCAAGCGAAATTATTCAGAGCCTTGAGGTGAGCAAAACAGTCACCCCAGATATGGATGCCAATGCGATTGGTGGCAGTATCGAAGTGAAAAGCCTGAGTGCATTTGACCGTGAAGGGGAAAGCTACAGTTTTAATGTTCAGGGTGCTTACAATGAACAAGTTGAAAAAAGCAGCCCCAAACTGTCCGTAAGCTACAGCGATATTTATGACATCAGCAGCCAAACTCAGCTGAGCGTAGCGACGGCGGTATCCTGGTTTGAACGTAAGTTTGGCTCACATAATATGGAAACTGATGGCGGCTGGATGGAGTTGGAAATGGAAGATGCCAAATCCGGCGAGGAAGTGGCTTTTTTTGGTGCAGAGGAAATAGAACAGCGTCACTATACCATCACCCGAGAGCGCCTGGGGGCTGCCCTGAATTTGGATCTGCATCAGGGATTGTTCAACAAGTACTATCTGAGAACCATGTACAGCGAATTCTCAGACGATGAGTTCCGTCTGCGCAATGAATACAAGTTCGATAAAGGCAATTATTTAAGCGGGCAATCAGGCGATACGATGGCGTACTTTAGCGGTGCTGAAATGGACCGGGACAGCAAAGATCGCTACGAGGAACAAAGCATTTTGTCTGTGGTTGCTGGTGGTGAGCATCTGATCAAAGACTGGTTTGTAGAATACAGTCTGGTTTACTCAAAATCAGACGAGCAAGAGCCTGATCGACTGGATATCGCGTTTGCCGGTGAAGATTTGACTCTGGGATATGCCAGTCTGGGAGACACCCCGACTTTGTCCCGTAGTGAGGCTGCACAGCAATTAAGCCGTTTTGAATTGGACGAAATTGTTCACGAAAATAATCTGAGTGAAGATGAAGCGACCAGCTTTAAATTGGATCTGAGTAAAGAGCTGGTGATCGCTGGGCATAACGCTGAACTTAAGTTTGGCGCTAAGTATCGCGATCGTGAAAAGCTGAACTCAGTCAACGCTGTGGTATACGACGGCGGGTTTGATGATGTGACGGCAGAGCAGTTTAAAACGGGTGCACCAGAGTATGACCTGGGCGACTTTGGTCCGGGTTTATCCGAATCCGGATTGCAGGCCTACTTTGCGCAAAATCAGGCAGCCTTCGAGCGAAACAATCAGGAAACCGATATCGAGTCAAAGGGCCGAAGCTATCGCTCTGAAGAAACCGTCAGTGCGTTGTATGCCATGGTCAACATGGATTTTGGTAAACTAAACCTGATCACGGGTGTACGTTACGAAGATACTGAATACACCACGCGGGGTTATCAGGTGTCACTGGAAAAAGATAAATTAGCAGACACCGAGCAAGTCAATATCACCCCCTGGGAAGTTGAGAAATCCTACGACCATTTGCTACCCAATCTGACTCTGCGTTACGAGCTGGACGATGATCTGATTTCACGCTTTGCTTATACCCAAACCATTGCGCGTCCGGGATTTGAAGAGGCTGCAGCCTACCAGCTACTCGAAAGTGAAACAGATGAAGACGATGGTCAGGTGGTGACAGAACGAGAAGGTGAAGTTGGCAATCCAAACTTGGACCCGTATGAGTCTCAGAACCTGGATTTGTCCATTGAATACTACACAGGCAGTATTGGCGTTATGTCTGCTGGATTATTCCACAAGCAAATCGATAACTTTATTACTGAGCAGGAAGTACAGGATCAGGCACAGTGGGCGGGCTATAAAAAGGTCATGCAATTCGTTAATGGTGGCGAGGCAGACTTAACAGGTATTGAACTGGCTTACAGCAAAAACTTCAAAAATGGCCTGATGCTCTCAGCGAATACCACCCTAATTGACGCAGATGACAAATTGACTCGTCAGTCGGATACCGTGGCAAACCTGATGGTTGGATACGAAGATGACACCATAAGTGCGCGTCTGAGTGGTAACTACAAAAGTAAGGCCTATCTGAGCACCGAGAATGATGCACGTGTGTACCAGGATGACCACATGCAGTTAGATTTAAGCGCTAAATATTACTTCAACGAGCAAATGCAGGTGTACTTTAACGCCGTCAATCTGACGGATGAACCACTCTACATTTATCACGGTGAGCAAAGATACAACTTCCAGTATGAGCAATATGGTCGTTCATTCGAATTAGGCTTTACCTACACTTCATTCTAA
- a CDS encoding MipA/OmpV family protein, producing MNGITKHNVVRALGLCLAITSVCSHAEEPANDDWDVKMGAGVLVADLPWQGGKSEFALAPMADIKKGNWFSNEDSTIGYQFLNINDVFSAYAGLGYRNEGYDSLFGDNSSDSKVFEGYDAPDGELVLNYGAKFLWFGLSGHTDLSDESDATNFALSAEVPLYESSQGFGISAQAQVRWLDSDYVNTVYGISGKNINASVGRTAYQTDDNAINVTFGLNAYYQITPEITLIGSVSRTELDDVISKSPLVGDDTMDVAFIGAMYQF from the coding sequence ATGAACGGGATTACTAAACACAACGTAGTACGAGCGCTTGGCTTGTGCCTGGCAATAACAAGCGTATGCAGTCACGCAGAAGAGCCAGCCAACGACGATTGGGACGTAAAAATGGGGGCAGGTGTGCTGGTTGCGGATCTGCCTTGGCAGGGCGGTAAAAGTGAATTTGCTCTGGCCCCGATGGCAGACATTAAAAAAGGCAACTGGTTTTCTAATGAAGACAGCACCATTGGCTATCAGTTTTTGAATATTAACGACGTGTTCAGTGCCTATGCGGGTCTGGGCTACCGGAACGAAGGGTATGACAGCCTGTTTGGAGACAACAGCTCTGATAGCAAAGTATTTGAAGGCTATGATGCGCCTGATGGGGAACTAGTACTGAATTATGGGGCAAAGTTTTTATGGTTTGGTTTATCCGGCCACACTGACTTGTCTGATGAATCCGATGCCACCAACTTTGCTCTGAGTGCAGAAGTTCCTTTATATGAGAGCAGTCAAGGATTTGGCATTTCAGCACAGGCACAGGTACGCTGGCTCGATTCGGACTATGTGAACACTGTTTATGGGATAAGTGGTAAGAATATCAACGCATCAGTAGGCCGTACAGCTTATCAGACCGACGACAACGCGATAAACGTCACCTTTGGGCTCAATGCGTATTATCAAATCACGCCTGAGATAACACTGATTGGTAGTGTAAGCAGAACGGAGCTGGATGATGTTATCAGCAAAAGTCCGCTCGTTGGCGATGATACGATGGACGTAGCCTTCATCGGTGCTATGTATCAGTTTTAG
- the tsaA gene encoding tRNA (N6-threonylcarbamoyladenosine(37)-N6)-methyltransferase TrmO: MQFDIQPIGVIHSPYKQKFAIPRQPRLVPEAKAKLVFCDAFNREEFVRGIEEFSHLWLLFRFHETADKGYSALVRPPRLGGNERKGVFATRATFRPNGIGMSAVKLEGVEYKNGQLALLLSGIDLLDGSPIVDIKPYLPYSDALTDAAAGFADTRPETAMTVSFSEQAEAFINTQSDYPELKAFITNVLKQDPRPAYKKKKADTQSYGMNLYDFNIRWMVNGEHNQVLEVTHIQPD, translated from the coding sequence GTGCAATTCGATATACAGCCAATTGGTGTGATCCACTCACCATATAAACAAAAGTTTGCTATTCCCAGACAACCCCGCCTGGTGCCAGAGGCAAAGGCCAAACTGGTATTTTGTGACGCATTTAACCGCGAAGAGTTCGTACGAGGAATAGAAGAGTTCAGTCACCTTTGGCTGTTATTCCGCTTTCATGAAACCGCTGACAAAGGCTATTCTGCGTTAGTGCGGCCGCCAAGACTGGGGGGCAACGAGCGTAAAGGCGTATTCGCAACTCGCGCCACCTTTCGTCCCAATGGCATTGGTATGAGTGCGGTGAAACTCGAAGGCGTTGAGTACAAAAACGGGCAACTTGCACTTTTGCTGTCTGGTATTGATTTACTGGACGGCTCGCCCATTGTTGATATAAAACCTTATCTGCCCTACTCTGACGCGCTGACCGACGCGGCTGCTGGATTTGCAGATACCCGTCCTGAAACGGCAATGACGGTCAGTTTCAGCGAACAAGCCGAAGCCTTTATTAATACTCAAAGCGATTACCCGGAGCTTAAAGCCTTCATAACCAATGTGCTCAAGCAGGACCCACGCCCGGCGTATAAGAAAAAGAAGGCAGATACGCAAAGTTATGGTATGAATCTGTATGACTTCAACATTCGCTGGATGGTCAACGGCGAGCACAATCAGGTGCTGGAAGTGACTCATATCCAGCCGGATTGA
- a CDS encoding electron transfer flavoprotein-ubiquinone oxidoreductase encodes MVERETMEFDVVIVGAGPAGLSCAIRLAQQAQEKQQELMICVVEKGSEVGAHILSGAVFETKALDELIPDWAEKNAPVTTKVTEDEIYLFKGQDKATSIPHFAVPKTFKNDGNYIVSMGNVCRWLAEQAEQLGVEVFPGFSAHSLIVEGDEVKGIITGDMGVGKDGEPKDSYMPGMELRAKYTVFAEGCRGHLGKQLISQFALDKDATPQHYGIGFKEIWQIDPAKHQEGKVVHGTGWPLDNETHGGSFMYHAENNQVVVGLIIDLNYKNPYLSPFDEFQRMKHQQVFKDTLEGGERIAYGARAIAKGGLHALPKMHFPGGLLIGCDAGTLNFAKIKGNHTAMKSGIIAADTIVAALEEDAHRAELNEFADNFKSSWLYDELYQSRNFGPAMHKFGRILGGAYNMVDQNLFSGSLPFTLKDTTLDHASLRLAKDSQEINYPKPDGKLSFDKLSSVFLSNTNHEEEQPCHLQLKDVTIPIQVNLEQYAEPAQRYCPAGVYEVSETENGDKQFVINAQNCVHCKTCDIKDPSQNITWMTPEGAGGPNYPNM; translated from the coding sequence ATGGTCGAACGCGAAACCATGGAATTTGATGTCGTGATTGTTGGCGCGGGCCCTGCGGGCCTGTCGTGTGCGATCCGACTGGCGCAACAGGCACAGGAAAAACAACAAGAACTGATGATCTGTGTCGTTGAGAAAGGCTCTGAGGTCGGAGCACATATATTGTCTGGTGCTGTCTTTGAAACTAAAGCGCTGGACGAATTAATCCCGGATTGGGCTGAAAAAAATGCCCCTGTCACCACAAAAGTGACCGAGGACGAAATCTATCTGTTTAAGGGTCAGGACAAAGCCACCAGCATCCCGCACTTTGCAGTCCCTAAAACATTTAAAAACGACGGCAATTATATTGTCTCTATGGGTAATGTCTGTCGCTGGCTGGCTGAACAGGCTGAACAACTGGGCGTGGAAGTATTCCCCGGATTCAGCGCTCACTCGCTGATAGTCGAAGGCGATGAAGTGAAAGGCATCATCACCGGTGATATGGGTGTTGGCAAAGATGGCGAGCCAAAAGACAGTTATATGCCCGGTATGGAACTGAGAGCCAAATACACCGTCTTTGCAGAGGGTTGTCGTGGCCACCTGGGCAAACAGCTGATCAGCCAGTTTGCTCTGGATAAAGATGCCACCCCTCAGCACTACGGTATTGGCTTTAAAGAGATCTGGCAAATTGACCCGGCAAAACATCAGGAAGGTAAAGTTGTCCATGGTACGGGCTGGCCGCTCGATAACGAAACCCACGGTGGTTCGTTTATGTATCATGCTGAGAATAATCAAGTCGTAGTCGGATTAATCATAGATCTGAACTACAAAAACCCGTATCTGAGCCCGTTTGACGAGTTTCAGCGCATGAAACATCAGCAAGTCTTTAAAGACACGCTGGAAGGTGGCGAGCGCATTGCATACGGCGCACGCGCCATTGCCAAAGGTGGCCTTCATGCGTTACCTAAAATGCACTTTCCGGGGGGTCTGCTAATAGGATGTGATGCCGGTACGCTGAACTTTGCTAAAATCAAAGGCAATCACACGGCTATGAAGTCGGGCATCATTGCCGCAGATACCATTGTGGCGGCGCTGGAAGAAGATGCTCATCGTGCTGAGTTAAACGAATTTGCTGACAACTTCAAAAGCAGCTGGCTATATGACGAGCTTTATCAGTCACGTAACTTTGGTCCGGCCATGCACAAGTTTGGTCGTATCTTAGGCGGTGCTTACAACATGGTTGATCAAAACCTGTTTTCAGGTTCATTGCCATTTACACTCAAAGATACCACGCTGGACCACGCATCTCTTCGACTGGCAAAAGACTCGCAGGAAATTAACTACCCCAAGCCTGACGGAAAGTTGAGTTTTGACAAGCTTTCGTCGGTGTTTTTGTCCAATACCAACCACGAGGAAGAGCAGCCTTGTCATTTGCAGCTCAAAGATGTGACCATTCCGATCCAGGTTAATCTCGAGCAGTATGCAGAGCCCGCGCAACGCTATTGCCCGGCAGGCGTCTACGAAGTCAGCGAGACTGAAAACGGCGATAAGCAGTTTGTGATCAATGCACAAAACTGTGTCCACTGTAAGACCTGTGACATCAAAGATCCGAGTCAGAACATCACCTGGATGACTCCGGAAGGTGCAGGCGGCCCCAACTACCCAAATATGTAA
- a CDS encoding acyl-CoA thioesterase, whose protein sequence is MAQQSEVVFRFLAEPTDVNFGGKVHGGVVMKWIDQAGYACAAGWSGAYCVTVSVAGVRFHRPILVGQIVEVSARIAHTGKTSMQIFIQVRCGDPQKQHMVETNHCIISFIAMDQAGYPIPVAKFEAKTKEQKALEQYAIQMKEIAIQTESLLQNTLDQGD, encoded by the coding sequence ATGGCGCAGCAATCGGAAGTCGTGTTTCGCTTTTTAGCAGAGCCAACAGACGTGAACTTTGGTGGCAAAGTACATGGCGGTGTGGTGATGAAGTGGATAGATCAAGCGGGCTATGCCTGTGCAGCAGGCTGGAGTGGTGCTTACTGTGTTACTGTATCCGTCGCGGGCGTACGTTTTCACCGCCCTATTCTGGTTGGCCAGATTGTGGAGGTTTCAGCGCGGATTGCACACACCGGCAAAACCAGTATGCAGATATTCATTCAGGTACGCTGCGGCGATCCACAAAAACAGCATATGGTAGAAACCAATCACTGCATTATCAGCTTCATCGCAATGGATCAGGCTGGCTACCCCATTCCGGTTGCTAAGTTTGAAGCAAAAACGAAAGAACAAAAAGCGCTGGAGCAATATGCCATTCAGATGAAAGAAATTGCGATTCAAACAGAGTCTTTATTACAAAACACGCTGGATCAGGGTGACTGA
- a CDS encoding metallophosphoesterase, producing MTLKRIAFSCLSTSLLISSPAISANISFLAFGDGGYHPDYPKVKHIQKPKNKAQFIAAEKADWLEEHRPMSEFNHAPVYVYPDTDIATEQTGALATGKAMATLCQLKPCDFAIQLGDNIYPDGAGANDGKDDQQRMDDLILKPLQPLFTQQPELVVYSALGNHDWKTSRKGVKLQTEWMASQPNFTMSERGYYSYTIGKPGNDVELFVLDTNMLLSGQHYYEIPLRPDGSEQGLASALAAGQAEVEDIERHEEPVNGEDHRQLAWLANGLKNSKAKWKLVYGHHILWSIGGTKYDEGHVLRRLILPELCQYADAYIAGHEHDLELLTDDCSRVMPGNSKPKLPLIISGAAAKMRGTHTPFALQQEKRYPEYDLVWSKSFIWGFAHIELDNDQDKLNVSFYTTPHDQSGKLEAEQAFSFPKRSN from the coding sequence ATGACTTTAAAACGCATTGCATTTTCCTGCCTGAGCACTTCTTTATTGATATCGAGTCCTGCGATATCGGCCAATATTTCTTTTTTGGCGTTCGGTGATGGGGGTTATCACCCTGACTATCCCAAAGTAAAACATATTCAGAAGCCTAAAAATAAAGCGCAATTTATCGCCGCTGAAAAAGCGGATTGGCTCGAAGAGCATCGCCCGATGAGTGAGTTTAATCATGCCCCCGTTTATGTTTACCCTGACACAGACATTGCCACCGAGCAGACCGGGGCGCTGGCAACCGGTAAGGCCATGGCAACCTTGTGCCAGCTAAAACCGTGCGATTTTGCTATTCAACTAGGCGACAATATTTACCCTGATGGCGCTGGTGCAAATGATGGAAAAGATGATCAGCAACGTATGGACGATCTGATCTTAAAACCGTTACAGCCGTTATTTACGCAGCAACCTGAGTTAGTTGTGTATTCTGCTCTGGGCAACCACGACTGGAAAACGTCACGTAAAGGGGTGAAGTTGCAAACTGAATGGATGGCAAGTCAGCCAAATTTTACCATGTCTGAGCGAGGTTACTACAGTTACACCATAGGTAAGCCGGGTAATGACGTTGAACTGTTTGTACTCGATACCAATATGTTGCTTTCTGGACAACACTATTACGAGATCCCATTACGTCCGGACGGTAGCGAACAGGGGTTGGCCAGTGCTTTGGCTGCCGGACAGGCAGAGGTTGAAGACATTGAGCGTCATGAAGAGCCGGTTAATGGTGAAGATCATCGACAATTAGCCTGGCTGGCCAATGGCCTTAAAAACTCAAAAGCAAAATGGAAACTGGTGTACGGGCATCACATACTATGGTCGATAGGTGGCACTAAATATGATGAAGGCCATGTGTTAAGAAGGCTGATTTTGCCTGAGTTGTGTCAATATGCAGATGCCTACATCGCCGGTCATGAGCATGATCTGGAGTTATTAACGGATGATTGCAGTCGCGTTATGCCGGGCAATTCTAAACCTAAACTGCCCCTGATAATCAGCGGTGCAGCTGCAAAAATGCGCGGCACCCATACACCGTTTGCCCTGCAACAGGAAAAGCGTTATCCGGAATATGATCTGGTGTGGTCTAAAAGCTTTATTTGGGGGTTTGCACACATTGAACTGGATAATGACCAGGATAAGTTGAATGTGTCTTTTTACACCACTCCCCATGACCAAAGCGGTAAGCTCGAGGCCGAGCAGGCATTCAGTTTTCCAAAACGCAGTAACTGA
- a CDS encoding electron transfer flavoprotein subunit beta/FixA family protein: MKVLVPIKRVIDYNVKARVKADNSDVDLTNVKMAMNPFCEIAVEEAIRLKEAGKANEVIAVSIGDKACQEQLRTALALGADKAIHIETDAKLESLHIAKLLAKLVEQENPELVILGKQSIDSDNNQTGQMLAALTKRPQGTFASNVEIADGKAVVTREVDGGLQTVALNLPAVVTTDLRLNEPRYASLPNIMKAKRKPLDVIAADTLGVDLAPRIELVRVEEPAKREAGIIVESVEELVNKLKTEAKVIS, encoded by the coding sequence ATGAAAGTACTTGTGCCAATCAAACGCGTGATTGACTACAATGTCAAGGCAAGAGTCAAGGCCGACAACAGTGATGTTGATCTGACCAATGTAAAAATGGCAATGAACCCGTTCTGTGAGATCGCGGTAGAAGAAGCCATTCGCTTAAAAGAAGCAGGTAAAGCGAACGAAGTGATCGCTGTTTCAATTGGTGATAAAGCGTGTCAGGAACAGCTACGCACAGCACTGGCTTTGGGTGCTGACAAAGCAATTCATATTGAAACTGATGCAAAACTTGAATCCCTTCATATAGCCAAACTTCTGGCAAAGCTGGTAGAGCAGGAAAACCCTGAATTGGTTATTTTGGGTAAACAGTCTATCGATTCTGACAACAATCAAACTGGTCAGATGTTGGCAGCATTAACGAAGCGTCCTCAGGGAACCTTTGCATCTAACGTTGAGATTGCAGATGGTAAAGCTGTTGTGACCCGAGAAGTAGATGGTGGTCTGCAAACAGTGGCCTTGAACCTGCCTGCGGTTGTAACTACAGATCTGCGTTTGAATGAGCCTCGCTACGCCTCTTTGCCAAATATTATGAAAGCAAAACGCAAACCGCTTGATGTTATCGCAGCAGACACGCTGGGCGTTGACCTTGCACCACGTATTGAACTTGTGCGGGTGGAGGAGCCTGCCAAGCGTGAAGCGGGCATCATTGTTGAGAGCGTAGAAGAACTGGTCAATAAATTAAAAACTGAAGCTAAGGTGATCTCATGA
- a CDS encoding response regulator yields the protein MRNVRFLVVDDCTTVRNVVRNIIKTRLGSEQVMMAADGKQALQILKSKPVDIIISDWQMPEINGEELLYEVRNSTKFKDIPFIMMTSNGERDFVITAIQNGVSHFVVKPFRADKLEAAVNKSWNSASKRDSVRHSALPSHAMRIIASDALLEAKVHNISHTGMQVYTNYVDALKLYKLTEFNLSFDNFDGTHALSLSPLYGTIVRIEANDGPEQDCLLGVRFELEKCSEQVQRNLDKLMKRLNNVVPDIVDNS from the coding sequence GTGAGAAATGTCCGATTTTTGGTGGTCGATGATTGTACCACTGTACGCAACGTTGTACGTAACATCATTAAGACGCGTCTGGGTTCTGAACAGGTGATGATGGCTGCAGATGGTAAGCAGGCACTCCAGATCCTAAAATCAAAGCCAGTCGACATTATTATCTCTGACTGGCAGATGCCTGAAATAAACGGCGAAGAGCTGCTTTATGAGGTTCGTAACAGCACCAAGTTTAAAGACATTCCTTTTATCATGATGACCTCTAATGGCGAGCGTGATTTTGTTATTACCGCAATACAAAATGGGGTGAGTCATTTTGTCGTTAAACCTTTCAGAGCAGACAAACTCGAAGCCGCAGTCAATAAATCATGGAACAGTGCCAGTAAACGAGACTCAGTCAGGCACTCGGCCCTGCCATCACATGCAATGCGGATCATCGCTTCTGATGCCCTGCTAGAAGCCAAAGTACATAACATCAGTCATACCGGCATGCAGGTTTATACCAATTATGTTGACGCCCTGAAGCTATACAAACTCACTGAATTTAACCTCAGCTTTGACAATTTTGACGGAACTCATGCACTTAGCCTCTCCCCGCTCTATGGCACCATAGTGCGCATAGAAGCAAATGATGGACCTGAGCAGGATTGTTTACTTGGTGTACGCTTTGAGTTAGAAAAATGCAGTGAACAGGTTCAGAGGAACCTGGACAAACTGATGAAGCGCCTCAACAACGTGGTACCGGATATCGTTGATAATAGCTAG
- a CDS encoding electron transfer flavoprotein subunit alpha/FixB family protein: MSVLVIAEHENGVLKPETAKVVHAASQLGAEIHVLVAGHNVDSVAQAAAQIAGVTAVKLADDSVLDHQLAESTADLVITLAEGYSHILAAASTTGKNIMPRVAALLDKSQLSEIVGVVDADTFMRPIYAGNAIATVKSLEAQKIITVRASAFDAAGEQAPVAVETLATSVENTQSSFVGVEQTESERPELTAAPVVISGGRGMQNGENFSLLNGIADKLGAAIGASRAAVDAGFVPNDMQVGQTGKIVAPDLYIAVGISGAIQHLAGMKDSKVIVAINKDAEAPIFQVADYGLVADLFDVLPHLEQAL; encoded by the coding sequence ATGAGCGTACTAGTCATTGCTGAACACGAAAATGGTGTATTAAAGCCTGAAACGGCAAAAGTAGTTCATGCAGCTAGCCAGCTTGGCGCTGAAATTCATGTTCTGGTTGCGGGTCACAATGTAGATTCTGTTGCACAAGCCGCTGCGCAAATCGCCGGTGTAACGGCGGTAAAGCTGGCTGACGACAGTGTGCTGGATCATCAACTGGCAGAAAGTACCGCTGATCTGGTGATTACGCTGGCTGAAGGTTATAGCCATATTCTGGCTGCGGCTTCAACCACAGGTAAAAACATCATGCCGCGCGTCGCTGCGTTACTAGACAAATCACAACTTTCTGAGATTGTTGGCGTTGTTGATGCCGACACCTTTATGCGTCCGATCTACGCAGGTAATGCTATTGCGACAGTTAAGTCACTGGAAGCGCAGAAAATCATTACTGTTCGTGCCAGCGCATTTGATGCGGCTGGTGAGCAAGCACCTGTTGCTGTGGAGACACTGGCTACCTCGGTTGAAAATACCCAAAGTAGTTTTGTTGGTGTTGAACAAACAGAATCAGAGCGTCCTGAATTGACGGCGGCACCTGTGGTTATCTCAGGTGGTCGAGGCATGCAAAATGGTGAAAACTTCTCATTGCTTAACGGCATTGCCGACAAATTAGGCGCTGCTATCGGTGCATCTCGTGCAGCGGTTGACGCCGGATTCGTACCCAATGATATGCAGGTTGGTCAAACAGGTAAAATTGTTGCACCAGACTTGTACATTGCTGTTGGTATCAGCGGTGCAATTCAGCACCTTGCAGGTATGAAAGATTCGAAAGTCATTGTTGCTATCAACAAAGATGCCGAAGCTCCAATTTTCCAGGTGGCTGATTACGGCCTCGTCGCAGACCTGTTCGACGTCTTACCTCACCTCGAACAAGCTTTGTAA